One Thermofilum pendens Hrk 5 DNA segment encodes these proteins:
- a CDS encoding NAD(P)H-hydrate dehydratase produces MKVARVSEIKLLDREAAEKYGVKEEILMENAGASVARLAVSLIGLPMSAAVVCGPGNNGGDGLVAARHLSSMGADVKVFLVAAPDKLAGIVKENYERVVKAGIAVEVVDEERAEGLSEELSLFDVVVDALFGTGLSRPLEGVYRKVVEAINGSGSLVISVDIPSGVHGDTGQVLGVAVRADYTVTFGLPKLGNLMYPGAELGGELYVHHISYPRALLEDSRLKVETNDPVPLPPRRPDTHKGDYGKALFVAGSRRYMGAPLLCSKSFLKAGGGYSRLATIKSIVPFLGVRAPEVVYEALEETASGTVAYGNLERILELSKSSDIVAVGPGLGLEEETLRLVCDLARSVEKPLIVDGDGLTAVARCGEYISERRAPTVLTPHAGEMSRLTGKSVEEVRASRVDAALELAGKLKAYVVLKGAHTVIATPDGRAYINLSGNPGMATAGSGDVLVGAIAALYGLGLGFEEAVRMGVFVHGLAGDIAAEERGQDGLTSVTLMNYLPKALRALREDFESVLERYTIKVLP; encoded by the coding sequence GTGAAGGTAGCCAGGGTAAGCGAGATAAAGCTTCTCGACAGGGAGGCCGCGGAGAAGTACGGCGTAAAGGAGGAGATCCTGATGGAGAATGCCGGCGCCAGCGTAGCCAGGCTTGCCGTGTCGCTCATAGGGCTCCCCATGAGCGCGGCAGTTGTCTGCGGGCCGGGGAACAACGGGGGAGACGGGCTCGTAGCGGCTAGGCACCTTTCAAGCATGGGCGCGGACGTCAAGGTCTTCCTGGTGGCGGCCCCGGACAAGCTGGCAGGCATAGTCAAGGAGAACTACGAGCGCGTAGTCAAGGCCGGGATAGCCGTGGAAGTAGTGGATGAGGAGAGGGCGGAGGGGCTCTCCGAGGAGCTCTCCCTCTTCGACGTCGTCGTAGACGCGCTGTTCGGGACGGGCCTCTCCAGGCCCCTGGAGGGTGTCTACAGGAAGGTTGTAGAGGCGATAAACGGTAGCGGTTCCCTAGTGATAAGCGTCGACATCCCCTCGGGGGTCCACGGGGACACGGGGCAGGTTCTAGGCGTAGCTGTGAGAGCTGACTACACCGTGACGTTCGGGCTCCCGAAGCTCGGGAACCTCATGTACCCCGGCGCCGAGCTAGGAGGCGAGCTGTACGTACACCACATCTCCTACCCCAGGGCGTTGCTCGAGGACAGCCGGTTGAAGGTGGAGACGAACGACCCCGTACCCCTGCCGCCGAGGAGGCCGGACACGCACAAGGGGGACTACGGGAAGGCGCTGTTCGTCGCGGGCTCGCGCAGGTACATGGGGGCACCCCTGCTCTGCTCAAAGTCCTTCCTGAAGGCGGGCGGCGGGTACTCTAGGCTCGCGACGATTAAGTCCATCGTGCCGTTCCTAGGCGTGAGGGCCCCTGAGGTGGTCTACGAGGCGCTCGAGGAGACAGCCTCGGGCACGGTCGCCTACGGCAACCTCGAGAGGATACTGGAGCTCTCGAAGTCCTCGGACATAGTGGCCGTGGGGCCGGGGCTCGGGCTCGAGGAGGAGACGCTGAGGCTTGTCTGCGACCTAGCTAGGAGCGTCGAGAAGCCGCTCATAGTGGACGGCGACGGCCTCACCGCGGTTGCCCGATGCGGCGAGTACATCTCGGAGAGAAGGGCTCCCACAGTGCTCACCCCGCACGCCGGCGAGATGTCGAGGCTGACGGGGAAGAGCGTGGAGGAGGTAAGGGCGTCCCGGGTCGACGCGGCGCTGGAGCTCGCCGGGAAGCTTAAAGCCTACGTGGTGCTCAAAGGGGCTCACACGGTCATAGCAACCCCGGATGGGAGGGCGTACATCAACCTGTCGGGCAACCCCGGCATGGCGACCGCGGGCTCCGGGGACGTGCTGGTAGGGGCCATAGCGGCGCTCTACGGGCTCGGCCTGGGCTTCGAGGAGGCTGTGAGGATGGGCGTCTTCGTGCACGGGCTCGCAGGGGACATAGCGGCGGAGGAGCGCGGGCAGGACGGCTTAACTTCAGTGACTCTGATGAACTACCTCCCCAAGGCTCTGAGGGCGCTGAGGGAAGACTTCGAGAGCGTGCTCGAAAGGTATACCATTAAGGTCCTGCCGTAG
- the tatC gene encoding twin-arginine translocase subunit TatC: protein MLAVSEELPEKPLLDHVYDFLETLRRILIEFIAFLILLIFLPAPWMLPRSYYPLVFALMNATNHYMLDFNDNPFSGPFARLFGVNGSRVVLISHGWFDSLTAALLLSVVIAAGVLSPLIAYEVYRFVEPGLYSHEKRVVKRYTVFALSLFVAGLLYGYFVVMPIVFSVAVWLATLGGASLFFSIQEFYQNIMLGTLATGVFFMFPLVVLALHKIGVVTYETLRGNWRYVVFAVFAFLVMVTPDPTFFSDLVLGAPFVALYFLSMWLVKREERKEKKKS from the coding sequence GTGCTGGCAGTGTCGGAGGAGCTACCGGAGAAGCCCCTGCTCGACCACGTCTACGACTTCCTGGAGACCTTGAGGAGGATACTGATAGAGTTCATAGCCTTCCTAATACTCCTGATATTCCTGCCGGCCCCCTGGATGCTGCCTAGGTCCTACTACCCCCTAGTGTTCGCGTTGATGAACGCGACGAACCACTACATGCTGGACTTCAACGACAACCCCTTCAGCGGGCCTTTCGCGAGGCTCTTCGGGGTTAACGGGTCCAGGGTCGTGCTGATATCCCACGGCTGGTTCGACTCCCTGACCGCGGCGCTACTCCTATCGGTTGTAATAGCGGCGGGCGTCCTGAGCCCGCTGATAGCGTACGAGGTGTACAGGTTCGTGGAGCCGGGGCTCTACTCCCATGAGAAGAGAGTCGTGAAGAGGTACACTGTCTTCGCGCTGAGCCTGTTCGTCGCCGGGCTCCTCTATGGGTACTTCGTAGTGATGCCTATAGTATTCTCGGTCGCCGTGTGGCTGGCAACGCTTGGAGGGGCAAGCCTCTTCTTCTCCATTCAGGAGTTCTACCAGAACATAATGCTCGGAACGCTCGCCACGGGAGTCTTCTTCATGTTCCCCCTCGTAGTACTAGCCTTGCACAAGATAGGCGTGGTGACTTACGAGACTCTCCGCGGCAACTGGCGCTACGTAGTGTTCGCTGTCTTCGCTTTCCTGGTTATGGTGACTCCTGACCCCACGTTTTTCAGCGACCTGGTTCTCGGCGCACCCTTCGTCGCGCTGTACTTCCTCTCGATGTGGCTCGTAAAGCGGGAGGAGAGAAAAGAGAAGAAGAAAAGCTAG
- a CDS encoding nitroreductase family protein has protein sequence MSTAEKLPCADFLLSRRSVRKFSDEPVPDELIYRAIDIARFAPSAHNAQPWSFLVVKDREKLEKLAKIHRWSKPIANSKVAIIVFSDEKVSPKSHLVDGAIVATYLWLALHCLGLSTVWIYTLEQAEEIRRIVNAPPHLFPVAIFPVGFPAESPPPRPRRSLEELVHVDSY, from the coding sequence GTGAGTACAGCAGAAAAGCTCCCGTGCGCAGATTTCCTTCTGTCCAGGAGGAGCGTGAGGAAGTTCTCAGACGAGCCGGTCCCAGACGAGCTGATCTACAGGGCAATAGACATCGCGAGGTTTGCTCCCAGCGCACACAACGCCCAGCCGTGGAGCTTCCTAGTAGTCAAAGACCGGGAGAAGCTGGAGAAGCTCGCAAAGATACACAGGTGGTCGAAGCCCATAGCGAACTCGAAGGTCGCGATAATAGTGTTCTCGGACGAGAAGGTTTCCCCGAAGTCCCACCTCGTCGACGGCGCCATAGTGGCTACGTACCTTTGGCTCGCGCTGCACTGCCTAGGCCTCTCGACGGTCTGGATCTACACCCTGGAGCAAGCGGAGGAGATTAGGCGGATAGTCAACGCCCCGCCGCACCTGTTCCCCGTCGCGATATTCCCCGTAGGCTTCCCGGCGGAGTCGCCGCCGCCGAGGCCTAGGCGGAGCCTAGAGGAGCTTGTTCACGTCGACTCGTACTGA
- a CDS encoding VIT1/CCC1 transporter family protein, whose protein sequence is MPFAEYALDELFDSELYRRLAGIEKNPANREILEKLSQQERSHYEFWSRFSGSVELGRWDRLKLAFLVLSSRILGKVFIIKFLERHEGRVVEEYVRVLESAGLSEEQREALKGIIEDEKYHEEALASQIDEFAVRHLGAMALGMSDAIIELSGVHAGFLGYTSSPIYTGISGLIVGISASMSMAAAAYLQAKQEKGKSPAVNALVTGLMYMLTVVMLTSPFFLVPSVATALAASVALAVAALAAFSYFSSVILGGNFLREFLENTSIVFLVVLVGYLFGSLVERVFGFRP, encoded by the coding sequence ATGCCGTTCGCGGAGTACGCCTTGGACGAGCTGTTTGACTCGGAGCTCTACAGGAGGCTGGCGGGCATAGAGAAGAACCCGGCGAACAGGGAGATCCTCGAGAAGCTTTCACAGCAGGAGAGAAGCCACTACGAGTTCTGGTCGAGGTTCTCGGGGAGCGTCGAGCTCGGAAGGTGGGACCGCCTGAAGCTAGCCTTCCTAGTCCTCTCGTCGAGGATTCTGGGAAAAGTGTTCATAATCAAGTTTCTCGAGAGGCACGAGGGGAGGGTGGTCGAGGAGTACGTAAGGGTGCTCGAGTCCGCCGGGCTCTCCGAGGAGCAGAGAGAGGCGTTGAAGGGGATAATAGAGGACGAGAAGTACCACGAGGAGGCGCTCGCCTCGCAGATAGACGAGTTCGCTGTCAGGCACCTGGGCGCCATGGCTCTCGGCATGTCCGACGCCATCATAGAGCTTTCAGGCGTCCACGCGGGGTTCCTCGGCTACACTTCTTCGCCGATCTACACGGGGATTTCGGGCCTGATAGTCGGTATAAGCGCCTCGATGTCCATGGCGGCCGCGGCTTACCTGCAGGCAAAGCAGGAGAAGGGTAAGAGCCCGGCTGTAAACGCGCTGGTAACGGGGCTAATGTACATGTTGACAGTGGTTATGCTCACATCCCCCTTCTTCCTCGTACCCTCGGTGGCAACCGCGCTAGCCGCGTCCGTCGCGCTAGCCGTAGCCGCCCTCGCGGCGTTCTCGTACTTCAGCTCGGTCATCCTCGGGGGCAACTTCCTGAGAGAGTTCCTCGAAAACACCTCCATAGTATTCCTCGTGGTGCTCGTAGGCTACCTCTTCGGCTCTCTCGTAGAGAGAGTGTTTGGCTTCAGGCCTTAA
- a CDS encoding MarC family protein, which produces MVPLSVALADTLFKSLFVAVQLYAVLNPVSVIPTFVNLTEGLDSREKVHAVRKASMIVFSLMVVFSLIGDPLLRLLNVSIASLRLGGGVLLMVIAVDMLSGMSRTKGLESGDEALVVPIATPLLVGPGTITTLIVLSASEGLPVTLLGALLATLLVYATLAFGESLLELLGRNFVRSLGRFMAIIIAGISAEMIHRALLEWGIATR; this is translated from the coding sequence GTGGTACCCTTGAGCGTAGCGCTCGCGGATACTCTCTTCAAGAGCCTGTTCGTAGCCGTACAGCTGTACGCCGTCTTGAACCCCGTCAGCGTTATACCGACATTTGTGAACCTGACGGAGGGCCTGGACTCCCGGGAAAAGGTGCACGCGGTTAGGAAAGCCTCGATGATAGTGTTCTCCCTCATGGTCGTCTTTAGCCTTATCGGCGACCCCCTCCTGAGGCTTCTCAACGTTAGCATTGCCTCTCTACGCCTGGGCGGCGGGGTGCTATTGATGGTCATAGCCGTGGACATGCTCTCCGGGATGAGCAGGACGAAGGGGCTTGAAAGCGGCGACGAGGCTCTCGTAGTCCCCATAGCGACCCCCCTACTCGTCGGGCCTGGAACCATAACCACGCTCATAGTCCTAAGCGCGTCCGAAGGCCTACCGGTAACCCTCCTCGGAGCACTGCTCGCAACCCTGCTCGTCTACGCCACGCTGGCGTTCGGGGAAAGCCTCCTGGAGCTCCTAGGGAGAAACTTCGTGAGAAGCCTGGGCAGGTTCATGGCGATAATCATCGCCGGGATAAGCGCCGAGATGATACACAGAGCCCTCCTCGAGTGGGGTATAGCGACGAGGTAG
- a CDS encoding MFS transporter: MPEKDGKPGIRNVYALGFVSLFTDVSTEMINGYLPVFLVQELGATRALLGLIEGIGELANYFFRLVSGYISDRLGRRKALVFAGYSLSAVSKPLFAFAHSPWDALVVKALDRTGKGIRTSPRDALISQSIDEESSGKAFGLHRTIDQSGAMIGPLLATLLLPLIGPRNLFLVSFIPAVIALAILLAFVVDVKTESREARILKGARQVLGNKRLLLVLAAFAVMGLGYYDFSFLLVRSREVGVAADLVPLVYLAINLFHTAVGYPSGVLSDRVGKEKVLVGSLVFFALASIALARTENLAGFAVAVVLYGVFFGSYETVSRAILPRFAPPELRGTVYGVFYIATGLATLAGMTVVGYLWDTAGRAVAFTYSATLSLIAALLFAYSTRIS; this comes from the coding sequence GTGCCGGAGAAAGACGGGAAGCCGGGGATAAGGAACGTCTACGCGCTGGGCTTCGTCAGCCTCTTCACCGATGTTTCAACGGAGATGATTAACGGCTACCTCCCCGTGTTCCTCGTCCAGGAGCTTGGGGCTACCCGCGCGCTACTCGGGCTCATCGAGGGTATCGGAGAGCTCGCGAACTACTTCTTCAGGCTCGTGAGCGGGTACATATCCGACAGACTTGGACGTAGAAAAGCGCTCGTGTTCGCCGGCTACTCCCTGAGCGCGGTCTCGAAGCCGCTGTTCGCGTTCGCCCATAGCCCTTGGGACGCACTGGTCGTAAAAGCCCTCGACCGCACAGGTAAGGGTATCAGAACCTCGCCGCGTGACGCCTTGATAAGCCAGTCCATAGACGAGGAATCCTCTGGGAAAGCCTTCGGGCTTCACAGAACGATCGACCAGAGTGGAGCCATGATAGGTCCCCTCCTCGCAACGCTACTATTGCCGCTCATAGGGCCGAGGAACCTCTTCCTAGTCTCCTTCATTCCCGCGGTGATCGCCCTGGCTATACTGCTAGCCTTCGTCGTAGACGTGAAGACGGAGAGCAGGGAGGCCAGGATCCTTAAAGGCGCAAGACAGGTGCTGGGCAACAAGAGGCTGCTACTCGTGCTCGCCGCTTTCGCCGTGATGGGCCTCGGATACTACGACTTCTCCTTCCTGCTCGTGAGGTCAAGGGAGGTGGGCGTAGCCGCCGACCTGGTACCCCTAGTCTACCTTGCCATAAACCTGTTCCACACGGCCGTAGGCTACCCCTCAGGCGTACTCTCGGACAGGGTAGGCAAGGAGAAGGTCCTCGTAGGCTCCCTAGTCTTCTTCGCCCTCGCGTCGATAGCCCTCGCGAGGACGGAGAACCTTGCGGGCTTCGCCGTAGCAGTCGTACTCTACGGGGTGTTCTTCGGGAGCTACGAGACAGTCTCCAGGGCTATCCTGCCGAGGTTTGCTCCTCCAGAGCTTCGGGGAACCGTGTACGGCGTCTTCTACATAGCCACGGGTCTCGCAACCTTAGCCGGTATGACCGTCGTAGGCTACCTGTGGGACACTGCGGGCAGGGCGGTAGCGTTCACCTACAGCGCAACTCTCTCGCTGATCGCCGCGCTACTCTTCGCTTACTCCACTCGCATAAGCTAA
- a CDS encoding NUDIX hydrolase, which translates to MYPAHAVAAVSCVVKKGGKFLLVKRGKDPGRGLWAFPGGVIEAGEGVFDAAKRELYEETGLSANPLGVVGVTEVIHTDGGRVKHHYVILSVLFDEESLEGSPRAGGDVEEVAWMSLDEILGRGDVVASVKALSADLQGGPCTLGVYTLRLRG; encoded by the coding sequence GTGTACCCGGCGCACGCGGTGGCCGCGGTTAGTTGCGTGGTTAAAAAGGGAGGAAAGTTCCTCCTCGTTAAGCGCGGGAAGGACCCCGGCAGGGGGCTTTGGGCTTTCCCGGGCGGCGTCATAGAGGCTGGGGAAGGGGTGTTCGACGCGGCTAAGCGGGAGCTGTACGAGGAGACCGGGCTGTCCGCTAACCCTCTGGGCGTGGTCGGCGTCACAGAGGTTATACACACTGATGGAGGCAGGGTCAAGCACCACTACGTGATACTGAGCGTCTTGTTCGACGAGGAGAGCCTGGAGGGCTCCCCGAGGGCCGGGGGAGACGTGGAGGAAGTGGCTTGGATGAGCCTCGACGAGATTCTGGGCAGGGGAGACGTGGTCGCCTCGGTTAAAGCACTATCCGCGGACCTGCAGGGCGGGCCGTGTACACTGGGAGTCTACACGCTGAGGCTTCGGGGGTAG
- a CDS encoding YkgJ family cysteine cluster protein: MEELKIDCRVNGRLCGKCCYKAVVPLTRRDIERITSRGYRFEDFAEYRAGVPVLKNVDSHCVFLDPTTNACTIYEDRPTACRLYPLAYSPKLWVHVDPACPKAGEVPKEAVVRLASRVLDYYEEVKRDWLLDSQYEST; the protein is encoded by the coding sequence ATGGAGGAACTGAAGATAGACTGCCGGGTAAACGGCAGGCTGTGCGGCAAGTGTTGCTACAAGGCGGTAGTACCCCTAACGCGCAGGGACATCGAGCGGATAACCTCCAGGGGCTACAGGTTCGAGGACTTCGCTGAGTACAGGGCGGGCGTACCCGTACTGAAAAACGTCGACTCCCACTGCGTCTTCCTCGACCCCACCACCAACGCCTGCACCATATACGAGGACCGGCCTACGGCGTGCCGGCTCTACCCGCTGGCGTACAGCCCTAAGCTCTGGGTACACGTCGACCCTGCGTGCCCGAAGGCCGGAGAGGTGCCGAAAGAGGCCGTCGTGCGCCTAGCCTCCCGCGTCCTCGACTACTACGAAGAAGTAAAAAGGGACTGGCTACTCGACTCTCAGTACGAGTCGACGTGA
- the fba gene encoding class I fructose-bisphosphate aldolase: MGYGYIGKRVRLGRILRDGKAVVFAFDHGVEHGPGDFPGETVNPRKILSKVVGEVDAVMMLPGIAALTSEVWQGKVPLIVKVTSKTSLRPEAEKLLQSPFGFVEDAVALGADAVAATVYWGSNFEDLMLERWFQVKRAAETYGLPCLQLSYPRGPAIKNMYDVEVVRYGVRAAIESGADLIKTYYTGSTESFRRVVEVAAGVPVLMSGGAKARTLLDFLYVVKSVMDAGAQGVVVGRNIFQHEDPTLAAKAIMYVVHEGYAPEEALRKAGGQ; the protein is encoded by the coding sequence ATGGGTTATGGGTACATAGGTAAGAGAGTTAGGCTCGGCAGGATACTTAGAGACGGCAAGGCCGTAGTGTTCGCGTTCGACCACGGAGTCGAGCACGGTCCAGGCGACTTCCCAGGGGAGACTGTGAACCCGAGGAAGATCCTCTCCAAGGTTGTCGGGGAGGTGGACGCCGTCATGATGCTACCGGGCATAGCGGCTCTGACCAGCGAGGTTTGGCAGGGAAAGGTGCCGCTGATAGTCAAGGTGACTAGCAAGACTAGCCTGAGGCCCGAGGCAGAGAAGCTGCTTCAAAGCCCGTTCGGCTTCGTGGAGGACGCCGTCGCGCTGGGCGCCGACGCTGTCGCGGCAACCGTGTACTGGGGGAGCAACTTCGAGGACTTGATGCTGGAGCGCTGGTTCCAGGTGAAGAGGGCCGCGGAGACCTACGGGTTGCCTTGCCTGCAACTCTCGTACCCGAGGGGCCCCGCGATAAAGAACATGTACGACGTGGAGGTTGTGAGGTACGGTGTCCGCGCAGCCATCGAGAGCGGGGCAGACCTGATCAAGACTTACTACACGGGGAGCACCGAGAGCTTCAGGAGGGTGGTCGAGGTAGCCGCCGGCGTACCGGTGCTTATGAGCGGCGGCGCGAAGGCGAGGACTCTGCTGGACTTCCTCTACGTCGTGAAGAGCGTGATGGACGCCGGCGCGCAGGGCGTCGTCGTCGGTAGGAACATCTTCCAGCACGAGGACCCCACCCTCGCGGCTAAGGCGATAATGTACGTTGTGCACGAAGGCTACGCTCCCGAAGAGGCTTTGAGGAAAGCCGGGGGGCAGTGA
- a CDS encoding rhomboid family intramembrane serine protease produces the protein MGLPFQRDYEDIERRGAPVTLGIILVNVAVYLVSSYENGFLAVSDAWVNAFAFVPAYFARPEHLYRLFTSMFLHANLAHIFFNMLYLYTFGKSVEAVLGSERYFLLYFASGILASVFHTAFLPIEGASSAFVPALGASGAISGVLGAYLLLFPGTRLTMCFFYVFIPLCFTMKAAAYLVFWFALQILQGFLGASLGVAVFAHAGGFIGGLALLPVLVSEERIGLLRLYSSMHYFFRNIFFTERGFTRLSKAVVAVLIGLVAAAAVYSAVEAETTGGVNKVLTVSVTGRGVNDSESVIIQLQPGGVLDVTPISSSGVRVVVNRLRAANLLYNSQAAGKSISVDKSLRGVVNGLPVEITIKANLSFDSYGLLDRGQGHVTTDVLACDAYGRCTVSGKGSYDFSVSSEATMAGFKGIPIAELALLSLASSLAAVVNVLRAERYAIVE, from the coding sequence ATGGGTTTGCCGTTTCAGCGAGACTACGAGGACATAGAGAGGCGTGGAGCCCCGGTCACGCTTGGAATAATACTCGTAAACGTGGCGGTCTACCTCGTGTCGAGCTACGAGAACGGCTTCCTCGCGGTCTCCGACGCCTGGGTTAACGCGTTCGCGTTTGTCCCAGCGTACTTCGCGAGGCCCGAGCACCTCTACAGGCTCTTCACTTCGATGTTCCTGCACGCCAACCTGGCGCACATATTCTTCAACATGCTTTACCTCTACACGTTCGGGAAGAGCGTCGAGGCAGTCCTCGGTAGCGAGAGGTACTTCCTGCTTTACTTCGCGAGCGGTATCCTTGCGAGCGTCTTCCACACGGCGTTCCTACCCATAGAGGGCGCGAGCTCGGCTTTCGTGCCGGCCCTCGGTGCCAGCGGTGCTATAAGCGGGGTTCTAGGCGCGTACCTCCTGCTGTTCCCGGGGACCAGGCTCACGATGTGCTTCTTTTACGTATTCATCCCGCTATGCTTCACCATGAAAGCGGCGGCTTACCTCGTGTTCTGGTTCGCGCTACAGATACTGCAGGGGTTCCTGGGGGCTAGCCTCGGCGTCGCGGTATTCGCGCACGCAGGGGGGTTTATAGGCGGGCTCGCGCTACTTCCGGTGCTCGTCAGCGAGGAGAGGATAGGGCTGCTCAGGCTGTACTCTTCGATGCACTACTTCTTCAGGAACATATTCTTCACTGAGAGGGGCTTCACGAGGCTCAGCAAGGCAGTCGTAGCGGTGCTGATAGGGCTCGTCGCGGCCGCGGCAGTCTACTCGGCTGTAGAGGCGGAGACCACGGGGGGTGTGAACAAGGTGTTAACGGTGAGCGTCACGGGTAGAGGCGTCAACGATTCTGAAAGCGTGATAATCCAGCTCCAGCCGGGCGGAGTCCTGGACGTCACCCCCATATCGAGTAGCGGCGTGAGGGTCGTTGTAAACCGCCTCAGGGCTGCCAACCTCCTCTACAACAGCCAGGCCGCCGGAAAGAGTATCTCCGTGGATAAAAGCCTGAGGGGAGTCGTCAACGGCTTACCCGTCGAGATAACGATAAAGGCTAACCTCTCGTTCGACTCCTACGGGTTGCTAGACAGGGGGCAGGGCCACGTGACCACCGACGTCCTCGCCTGCGATGCCTACGGCAGGTGCACCGTTTCGGGTAAGGGTAGCTACGACTTCTCCGTGAGCAGCGAGGCCACGATGGCGGGCTTCAAGGGGATACCCATAGCGGAGCTAGCCCTTCTCTCGCTGGCTTCGAGCCTGGCCGCCGTGGTCAACGTTCTTAGGGCGGAGAGGTACGCGATAGTAGAGTAG
- a CDS encoding ferritin family protein, translated as MLAKNPLEVPPGRKFSKEELAQAVRLSIIAELDAVNLYLQLANATDDPLARKVFEDIAREEKTHVGEFLSLLERLDPEQVKELEKGKKEVLELEER; from the coding sequence ATGCTCGCGAAAAACCCATTGGAAGTTCCGCCCGGCAGGAAGTTCTCTAAGGAGGAGCTCGCCCAGGCAGTCAGGCTCTCCATAATCGCCGAGCTCGACGCGGTAAACCTCTACCTCCAGCTTGCAAACGCTACGGACGATCCTCTCGCGAGGAAAGTCTTCGAGGACATAGCCCGCGAAGAGAAGACGCATGTAGGAGAGTTCCTCTCGCTACTCGAGAGGCTCGACCCAGAGCAAGTAAAGGAGTTGGAGAAGGGTAAGAAGGAGGTTCTAGAGCTCGAGGAGCGCTAG
- a CDS encoding carbohydrate kinase family protein, whose protein sequence is MAFYDVVTLGHILLDLRFCVDAFATPDREGVIKSQSHGVGGSAANVAIGVRRLGGRSAVIGKVGFDDFGKNALEDLVREGVDISNVRIDALNGKTGFTIVIIDSQGQIVMYGDKGVAESLQPEEVNLKILKETGHLHIASLRVDTSAFVAKAAKELGVRVSWDPGRRQARMGIEALKPIVRLADIVLPNEIEVKAIAGVEDVKEAANVLLGEGAGLVIVKRGSRGVYVVSKDEEFEVPAYRPETVVDTTGAGDAFAAGLLMGLKRFDLRDAVRFATVVAGLKVTRLGSHEIPTWSEAMEVFEKVKQKQ, encoded by the coding sequence ATGGCGTTCTACGACGTTGTAACGCTCGGGCACATACTCCTGGACTTGAGGTTCTGCGTAGACGCCTTCGCAACGCCCGACAGGGAGGGCGTCATTAAGAGCCAGAGCCACGGCGTCGGGGGAAGCGCGGCGAACGTCGCGATAGGGGTTAGGAGGCTCGGGGGGCGCTCCGCCGTCATAGGGAAGGTGGGGTTCGACGACTTCGGGAAGAACGCCCTCGAAGACCTCGTAAGGGAGGGGGTCGACATCTCCAACGTTAGGATAGACGCGCTGAACGGCAAGACGGGCTTCACGATAGTGATCATCGACTCCCAGGGGCAGATAGTGATGTACGGGGACAAGGGGGTCGCCGAGTCCCTTCAACCCGAGGAGGTGAACCTCAAGATACTCAAGGAGACGGGGCACCTCCACATAGCCAGCCTCAGGGTTGACACCTCGGCTTTCGTGGCGAAGGCGGCGAAGGAGCTGGGAGTGAGGGTCTCGTGGGACCCGGGGCGCAGGCAGGCGAGGATGGGGATCGAGGCGCTCAAACCCATAGTCAGGCTTGCGGACATAGTGCTACCCAACGAGATAGAGGTGAAGGCGATAGCCGGCGTAGAAGACGTCAAGGAGGCCGCGAACGTGCTACTAGGCGAGGGGGCGGGCTTAGTGATAGTTAAGCGGGGTAGCAGGGGCGTCTACGTGGTCTCCAAGGACGAGGAGTTCGAGGTCCCCGCGTACAGGCCCGAGACCGTCGTCGACACCACGGGGGCCGGCGACGCGTTCGCGGCGGGGCTACTCATGGGCTTGAAGAGGTTCGACCTCCGGGATGCCGTGAGGTTCGCAACCGTGGTGGCAGGGCTGAAGGTAACCCGGCTTGGGTCGCACGAGATACCGACTTGGAGCGAAGCTATGGAGGTATTCGAGAAGGTAAAGCAGAAGCAGTAG